tggttgatccagggaagattgaggcggtgaagaattggcctagacctaaaacagtcactgaaattcgaagttttctcggtttagcgggtTATCATCGGCATTTtgtggaaggattttccaaaattgtgatgccgttatccgagttaactaggaagaaccagggatttatttggtcagataaatgtgagaaaagtttccaagagctgaagcaacggttgattacagctcctgttctagccttgccatctgatcaagaaaagtttgtggtgtattgtgatgcatcaagGTAGGGTTTAGGCTGTGTGTTAATGCAAGCAGATAAAGTCATAGCCTACGCTTCTCGACAATTGAAAGATTacgagcagcgttacccaactcacgacctggaacttgcagcagtggtgttTGCCCTTAAAATTTGGCGACACTACTTATATGGCGAaaggtgtgagatttatactgaccacaagagtctcaagtatttttttcactcagaaggatttgaacatgagacaaagaaggtggttggaactagtgaaagactatgactgtgaaatcctgtatcatcctggaaaggcaAATGTGGTGGCAGATGCCTTAAGCAGAAAGGGACCTGATCAGATATCCAACATGGTCATGATTTCTCCTCAGTTAGCCTCAGAGATGACTATGGAAAACATTGAGTTGGTGACTGAGAAATTGTATAAACTAACACTTCAGTCAgacttgttggaaagaatcagagTGGCTCAATTAGAAGATCCTGAATTGGTTAAGATtcgagaagatgtcttagcGGGCAAAGCTAAGGACTTTTCAGCTTCTGACAGTGGAATGCTGTTGTTTAAAGCACGAGTATGTGTTCCTAATAACGccaagcttaagaaagaaattctagaagaagctcatactaccccttactcattgcatccaggaaccaccaaaatgtatcaagacttgaaaccctatttttggtggtatgggatgaagaggGATGTGGTGGATTATGTCACTAagtgcttaacctgtcaacaaatcAAAGCTGAGCATCAACGACCGGCAGGATTACTTCAGCCATTaacacttccagaatggaagtgggaagacattgcgatggactttgtggttggcttgcctaggaccacaggaatgtacgactcagtttgggttGTAGTGGATCGctttacaaagtcagcacatttcttacctgttaaggtaacctatacagtagatcagtatgctgatttgtatgtgaaagaaattgttcgtcttcatggggTACCGAAATCTATCGTTTTAGATAGAGACCCTAAAtttacatcgaagttttgggtgagtttacaaaaggctatgggaactaatttgaaattcagcacagcctttcatcctcaaacagatgggtAATCTGAACGAACTATTCAAATACTTGAAGACTTGTTACAAGCTTGTGTCATGGATTTTGGAgggtcatggagtaaatatttgcctttgattgaattctcctataacaatagttatcaaagtaccataggaatggctcctTATGAGCTGCTCTATGGCAGAAAGTAtcgttccccaattcattgggacgagacaggagaacgGAAATACTTAGGCCCTGAGTTGGTCCAGAAGACAAATGAAGCGATAGACAAGATtaaagctcgaatgcttgcttctcaaagcaggcagaaaagttatgcagatcccaagCGACGGGATGTTACATTCCAACCTGGTGATCATGTCTTTCTACGAGTATCCCCAATGAAAGGGATCAAACGCTTTGGAAAGAAAggcaagttaagccctaggtttattggaccttttgaaatcctggAGAAAATTGGACAAGTTGCTTACCGGTTAGCCTTACCTCCTTCATTGTCAGCAgtgcataatgtatttcatgtttcCATGCTGAGAAAGTATGTGTCTGACCCAATGCACATTCTGAGTTATGAGATGTTGGAATTGCAACCTGACCTATCTTATGatgaacaaccagtgcaaattcTAGATAGGAAGGAAAAGGTCCTTCGAACTAAAACCATATCATTGGTTAAAGtactctggaggaatagtaaagtggaagaagccacttgggagttggagtctgacatgaaaactcagcatccagagttgttcaggtagatttcgggggcgaaatccttttaacggggggataattgtaaagaccgcatatgattaatgctttaaattattaaataattaggatttataaatgagaataaattaatagttatgaaatgcatattttggaaatatatttaatatatcatatatgttattatgctattttatgtaaattacTCAATTTCTGcgattgtgttcggaagctgtgtgtatatatatatttagaatattttgtCGGGGTGTTATAGTTAGGTTTCGTTAGTGTCGGGAATTGATTGGAATAAattatgaccaaaatacccttGAAAACCTTTTCTTAAAACTATTGGTATTTATCTTCAAAAGTAATTAATTCTTTATTCCCTTTTGTCCATTAGTTATAATCAGCCCATtagttaaatatattaataataggttagataaattttctttcttttgctgAAAATGCCTAAAAAATCCTAGAACTTCACCATTCTTCTCAacctttctctccttctttccTTTCTTTCGAACCACCAAGGGACCAGCTGGGGTGTGGGTTTCTTCTCAGCTTAATTTTGTGAATTCAGAGGAATTTGAGTGCTTCAATCTAAGGTAGCATCTCTTGCTTTCCCTCCTTGTGTTTTATTTTGTGAATATAGGGGTTTTAGGTTTGAATTTATGAAGTTTGGAACTGTGGTGATGTTTGTTGTATGAGGTTATATTGTGAAAGTTGTGTGGTGATTATCTAAGTTGCTCTAAGCTGAATTGGTTGATTATTTTAGTGTTTGGATAGAATTTGAGTTTAAGAGCTTAAGTTGGAGCTCTAATGGTGGATTGGAATTTTGGGGGAATTGTTGTGTTTTGTTGCTTGGGTTTGTTTCATTACAGTGTTTACAGGTATTCTGGAAGTTATTGGagagtttgggattgaattgaagtGTGGGGATCGGTTTTAGGGTTCCCCgcacagaaccggtcgaccggttctgggggaccattagaaccggtcgaccggttggtacccaggaactggggttccggttgggaaccggtctgccggttgggactttttcccgagccctagtttttcccgtttttaggtaatttagggtattggcatcctatttatcgatagggttgagcttagtttctattttaaatccccgataagtgttttagcgtgtctctcatcGAATTTTGAACATTAtagtttagggccctgtaaagcgtcgagctgcgtttccactcaggctgaccggcacacttgagcacggaacgaggtaagatagcgtaagaatatatatatatatatatatgaatatatgcttgttttagtgatttgCACTACTAGCACTAATATGAATGTGATTATTAGGGTGTTAGTATAGTGTTGTATATTAgtgtggttacggtgttaccaacacgagtaccaggggtacgtcgtgttcgtggtacaacacttagtaaatcccgggagtacagttaggactctaccaacacgagtacagaattggtactttagtgcatttggtacagtagtcgtacttcccttaagaacgttcttatccatttggtgagcttaattattGAGGGGCAATTTAATCATAAAGCTGGCATtgcattatttatatatatatatcttgcatatcttactgagtctgttgactcatcagtttgctaccttgtgtaggtaaagggaaAGCCAAGATGAAGGAACAGTGAGATGGAGCTCGgcagtgattgtacatatcgcggcagtgcagcctggagggtttcgatctttttctattttggagtctgtattttgaggtTGCATACTAGcgagtttttaaaataaaaatattatatgtacatattagtaaaatacttttaaatttcattttgatactcgggatcccgacccATAGGGTTATAaagatataatatattaaagttatctTTCAAGTTTAGTAAATATAGAAATACAGGCGTTACAAATTTGAGGACAAcagattttcttttcatttgTAAAGCATGATAGCATTCTCGATAAAAGTGCTAAAATTTCCATATcatctaaaaatataatattttattttattttttttacacattATTTTCAACACTCTTACTTCTAAAAATATCACAGTGAGTGATATGACACCCTTCAAGATTACTAGtacaaatatattatttgttttaattataaattgtataattttatatactttaatttttgtttagaaaataaatagcATCAATGTCATTGTATgatatcaatataaattcgtaGAATGACATGCATTCTTCTCTAATGGTATAACACCTTCAAATTTTTCCAACTAAGCTGTCGACCTTAACAAGCTGTGGCGAACTCAAGATTTAAAGTGAGGGGgcgtaaatttatttttataaggcAATGGggcaaaaataaacttaaaaagataaaaaataatataaaaatgctCTTTATGGGAGTTGAACCTATTAACCTCTACCCTATATATAATCTGGTTTAAATTACACTAAAGTTAATATTATGTCTATAAATTTCACtttttattacaaatatttGTCGTAACTAACTAAattgcatatatatttttttttttctgatttttgtttttaggAGGACAACTGCCCCGCCTCGCCTACATGTGAGTCCGCCCCTGTTAACAAGTATTCTCTAAAATTTAACCATTAGAGATGCTCTGAGGTACCTTGAGGTGGCAAGCACCACAAAAGGTGACATACTACTATCAGTGCAATTCAATATTGAATCTCACacattatcatttaataaagtATATTGGAAATTGGTAACCAATCACAACACGCCATTGGTATACTGAAAAATGTATTGCCACGTCACAGGTCAGAGTCTTCTATTAAACGTGGCAAATAACTATTGGCTAATCTGCGTGGAGGCGCTAGCACACACTTAACAATGCTAAATAACttcaaaactaaataaataaaaacagaaGAAAAGGATCGTATAAGAGAAGAATAGCGCAGAGCGGTTGATCTCTGGGATTGAAGAAAGAaagatcaaagatgagagtAGCGCTCTTCCTTTCGATTTCATTTTCTCTGTTTCACTTTCTCTTAGCCGAACAAGTCTTACAGTTTCACGTCGGAGGTAACACTCAGTAACCCTATTCTCAGTTTGTCTTTTTCATCTAAATTTGGGCCATTTGGGGTTCAAATTCTGAAACCCATCTTCGAATTAATCATGCCCTTTTATCTCTTTCAATTACTATATTTATGTATAGAATAAGGTTGTGAATGCCATATTTGATGTTTAATTAACTATATGTTGATTATTATCTTTAAAAAAATAGGTGGCTCATTTGCTCGAAGCTCTCGTGAAccaaaatacaatatcaaattTCATTCTGAAGACTCACCATATCATCCTGTatgtttctattattattattttttcttttcttttctgggATCTTCTGAATGTATGATTTGTAGTTCTATGTGTTAATTAGTTTAGATACTAGATTGATTCAATTAGTGATTTTATTGATGTTATGGGAATGGAGTTTGTATTTTGAGATTCAAGATTCTCccactttaattatttattaagctTTTCAAAGTTCTGGGCAGTGTAACATTGTAGTGAAAAGGCTCGAAACTAGAAATATTGTTagcttttcaattttcaaggtTTTTGATTTCTCAGGGGATCTTATCAAGCTATGTGCTAGAATTTCTTGTTTCCTAAAGATCTTGGTGTTCAATGGGAAGATTAGAATTAAATCAATTGGATAGTatacattttttgtaataaCTTTAATATACATGTCAATTGGTAACATGATGCACATAAACTGCAGGAAGATGACCAAGAGTCTGTGGTGATGCCCAATAACAATGGGCAGAATTACTTATGTTACTTACCTAAGGTAGAAAAAGTCAAGAGTGGAAAGACGGTTACGCAGCATAATATCAGCAGCATGATAGTAGAGAGTGAGAAAAGGATTAAGTTGAAGACACCAGATGAGTTGCTTGAAGAACTCAGGGATCGATGCTTTGTTAGAGTAAGTACTATAAGTCGTGAAATTACTTTGAAAATTCGTGATTCATTTTAGCATTGTTTTAATAATGAACTTATAAACGTAGTTCTTGAATATAAAACGCACAAATGCATACCACAATGTCTTTCTAAAATCTGCAATTATGCCCTTATAAGTGATTGTAGCTCTTAGGGAACATTTGGGAATGCTGGATAGGACATGAATGAGACTGGATGATTTTATCATGAGATTTGGTAGAATATATTGGAAAAATTAGCCCAATCTTTAAACTAATTCATCGACTagataattttatttcattacgAAATCCGAGATAATTTTTCCCAGCAATATATTTCATCTTcccacacacacatatatgaACATATGAAAAGttgcattaaaaaaatatagcatATTGTATGGTAATGactttcaatttttgaattggCATTTCTAGTGatctgataatttttttttcaaatggatCACGATTGTGGAATATACATCTAACATTTATTCATGGGTGAATATTGACTTACAGTACCAATCCATGTATACCTGACAATAAATTGCAAACAAACAGCTCTTCTTAGCCCTCTTATTTGGTCAAATTTCATGTTTGGAAATAGGCAACTCActcatcttctttttctttttaatcttacttgataattatttcctatGTTATCCTACTTTACGCACCAATCGAGACCTTAGTTACTAATTTTACCTATTCTCCATTGCAGCAAGAAGGTTGGTGGTCATACGAATTCTGCTATCCAAAAAGAGTACGGCAACTTCATTTGGAGGAGGAAAAGGTATTTACTATTTAGGCTACCAGCCTATGTCATGTTTATTGTCGTCCTTTACATGTATCTATTGGAGGGAAGGGGAGGGGGTATTGATGTTGACACACACATCTTCTGATGCATTTATCCACTTTAGTTGCACAGCTGATCTTTTGTGTTGTAATTGTTATCCCACTACTAGTTGTGTGCTTATGATGCTCTTACCTCAGAAACCTACAATTGATATGTCTAAGATGAAGTCTAAATGCCAGTAGTAGCCTTGTCCATGTTTAAAATCGGTCAGAACCAGACTATACTGATAATAATGGTATTggatatttttttcatttcagGTAGTTCAAGAGTTCATTCTCGGTGAGTATGATGCAGAGGCTACAGCCGCTTACAATCAGAATCTCTCAGACATATCAACACTTAAGGACCCTCGCTCAAAAGATGCATCCCAAAGGCAGGATattcttaaatattaaaatgaagaaGTTTGAGATAGTGTGGATTTTGAgatagatgattttttttttttgtggcagaGATAGATGATTATTAATTACTTGTATGTTTGTGTTCTTCTAGGTATCATGCTCATCAATATACAAACGGAACCTTATGTGATCTTACAAATCAACCACGAGAGACTGAGGTACAAGGATGGTGTTACATTGCTGTATACTATACAACATCTTTTCTGTCTCTAATGTCAAAATTATTCTTATAATCATTTGCAGGTAAGATTTGTATGCTCAGAACCGAGAGCTATGATAAGTTCCCTTACAGAGCTATCTACTTGCAAGTATGCACTTACAGTTCGAAGCCCAATGCTGTGTCAGCATCCGTAAGTCCCGCCCTCCTCTCTCACTCtctttgtgtatatatatatatatggtataaCTAGACATCAATAAATGACTCATATTTGTTGATGCGAACACGTGATTTGCATTCCCTCATCTTATTTTTCTGATCATCTTGTGATAAATGACATTAACTGGCTCTATTTTGAAATGGCAGCTTGTTTCAAGCTGAGAGACCAGTGTGGTACACCATTCACTGTAACGAGCTTCCTAAGGATAAGGAAACTAGAGTGGCCGAAGAGTTCCAGAAGAGTAAGCAGATTGTTACAGTTGCTGAGGACGAAGATACATCTAACGATTTGTCTTGACCGACATAAAACAAATGTGTATACACACACAAGATCTTTGCTGATGTCAATCAAAATGAGGCCTACATAATTTGTAGTTGTCTTACTTTTCAACTAGACAGATCCTATATATTTTCAGGATTTGTATAACCTGTCTGTGTAGTATGTAGTTGCCATTTATTTGAGAGATCATTTTGAAAGAAGAAACTAAGTAGAGTTGTACATGAAAACCGATGCTTGTCAATCTATGTTGCCCATTTGGCCAGAAAAATATGTGCTTGGTTTTGGATATGTAGTCTGTAATTTTGTCACCTGGCCTGAGCAATTGGTGgaactaacaaaaaaaaaaaaaaaagaaatagattACAAGATgggtatttatttattaatatctaGATATATAGCTGAGTTATTAGTTATTTCTTTGGAGGGTGTGGTTTAGAATAAACAAAATGATTCATGAAAAGGTAACTTTGTCCACAGCTTTGACTTGGGATTAGGCAATGGAGTTTTTGCAGCTTATCCAAGTGACAATATAATCCACAATTGATCATAATCCACTTCGTTGCCATCTGCCACTTTTCCAAGACAACTATGGATGCTGCTCTTGATAATGTTAAGGGACGTGCGGTTTGGGTACGGTGGTCGGGGATGAGGCAAGATTGGCATCGGCTATTTGGCGGAGTGAAAGGTTTCAGGCTTTTTCGAGCCAGAAATTATGGAGGCTCTTGCTTTTCGAAAAGCAGTGATTCAATGTTGGCTTCTTGGTTTGATAAGGTTCGGTTTGAGTGAATGCCAATGCATTATTCTTAAACTTATTAATTATGCTCCCTTCATCCCTTGGATTCTTACTTGGGAGTTGTACAGTTGTACTTAAGTATATTATTGTCTTGTACATGTTTTATGGTTGTGGACCTTTTGTATTGCTCTAAAGCAATTAATATAGTATCTCATACTTTAGGCTAAATTTGGAAGAAATtgtatttagtttattttatttattttaattttaattttttattttcatattcgtTAAGATATACCTATTTTTATAGATAAGGTCTTCATTATATCCCTTAGGTCAGGGACGGACCCATTAAGATTGATGTGGGGGTTATAGCCCtactaacaaaaatattgccttttaaaaaattaaatgtaaattttttaatttaataattataggccttttttttttttgaagaaaagcgtACATGCATTAGATTGAAAAAAACTGTCAGACCTCACGGTCATTACAAAGTATAGTTTCGGGCATAGAGGATAGTGGCACAAAACCGAACCTCTGGTGAGAAAACGCCCACTTGGCCACATTATGGGCCATAAAATTACATTGTCTACTAACATATTCAAACATACAACCGATAAAGAAAGGGGAGGTAATTTTACAAAAGGAGACGAAGTTATCAAGCTCCCACCAGGACTCCTTCCCAGAGCCCCCATAAATAGTAGAAAAGCCcccataaaattagataaatttgGTAAAAGTGATTATAATGcagttataaatatttttttaggatAAATAAGccccacaaaataaaaattctggGTCTGTCACTGCTTTAGATTAATATAAATCATGTGCTATACTTACGTAGAGGGCAAGAGTATATTAGGCAATCTAAAAGTAGGtagattttaacaaaatataatgtaaggatatttttaattaggctaattagtattttttttttctctaactttgacatgtaccaaatcatgcctttgaatttttttggtcgttaaaaattctttctgaactattgagattgttagatttaaggacttttgtctaatttcatttaattttgttgtttcagtgattgtttatatactaaaccatgctccatagactttgatatctaccaaatcatgtcccttaaattttgatatgtactaaattatgccccctgaacattcatccatgttagaatttttttactaaaattagataaaagttctTAATCTAACAATCTTGATAGtttagggagaatttttaaccgCTAATGAAATTTAAGATACATAATttagtaaatataaaaaattaatgattaaaaaaagGAATGTATTCCTCAATTTATGTTTTATGTTTAGTGGTTAACTTTCCTAATTGTATTAGAAATCTCATTTTGACTGATGTCAATCTTTATTGGTATCTCTACGGACCTGGCGCATCTATCAAAGTTTCTTGCTCAGAAGTGTTTCATAAATtatttctctaaaaaaaataaataaataaaggagaaaaaaaaaaaaaaaactatattatgtatatacatatatgtacaaAAAGGGTATATATTCTAGAGGTGTTGGAACAAGATAAAAGACCTTCACCGCAAGACCAAAAAATGTGGTGGTAACGTGAGATTGAAGGAAAcctaaattatacatttttatttaatttaatttttgaggGTGAGGAAAGCAAGGAAAGGGTAAGACAGCTAGAAAAGTAAGAAAGATACGTGACAACATCTTAAATATTCTAATAAAAACAATTCatatttattattagtatttctTGCAAAGCAAACAAAGCTTGCCTCTTCTTCTAACTCTTATTCCTTGCCAACTATCACAACTGACAACCGCTACTAACGCTTTCTGAGATCGGCAGTTAAGAGAGTCCCACCATAGTTCGTTACCTTTTTTTTTGGGTTcacgtgctctctctctctctttcatcCTTATGTGGGTCCCACTCAATCACTACACTATAGTGAGCTACTGGCCCATATTAaacaatatttaatttatttttttctaaaggaaaatttacaaaaatattgaaatttgggttaatttttacaaaaatattgtcacacggcatttttttcaaaaatactgtgtttttataaaaataccagtaaaacacaaagcaaaacaactcaaaacaacagtagaacaccagtaaaacaccagtagaacaccagtgaaaacttaacacagcatactgcagtatgaaacttataaaaaaacacagtaaaaaagtaaaaaatatcacctagcaatatttttgtgaaaaaatgataaaagttagtataccatgtaaattttcctTTTCTAAATTACACGTAAATATGTAAATTtaactctcaattatatataaatacttaaatttattaagtatatttatcacagtaataattatatttttaaaatttctataaGTGACTTATCATATTCCTATTAACTTTCTgtatgtaaattaatttataaataaaaataaaatttaatgaccTAAACTAATTAGAGATCGTCACGTGGCTATTGATTTCACACTTAACCGTCATGTACCTATATAAATTTTGGAAATATAACTTGAgtattgttgaccgagattttcggcaactattaaaatataattataatattgagctgtaagaaagtgagatgaggatttttacgtggttggggcgttaatgagccttagtccacgagtctttgttattaatggatgtatttaatacagattccacacttgagggaatgttaccctcataaatacagagaatgttcttggtgagtatttgctcttcttgctcatatgcaacccaagattctctaCCCCATtgaatgagctttgagggggtatttatagtgttttggtggggtaatccctagaattgttcttacaaacgcatctgtaagtatccataaagttgggtattcccaatgaatataccatgggtgatgcatggtcaaatccctaggtgccgtagggtttttatgaggaatgtcctttttgccttgtgattgacgtgactcttcgcagagtagccgtcgctagacttaaatgatcattactgtggcgctgctgtttgggggttgtgccgtcagactttattgcgtgttgcagtcccaacacgcttcctcccatgcggcattaaatgcgacttgattgctcaggagaggcctgacacatcccagagaggcttcatgctatgcgagcttccgggagtaccttgtgctccgggtgcctcctccgggacctatgcccagggtgcttccttgagg
This Cannabis sativa cultivar Pink pepper isolate KNU-18-1 chromosome 6, ASM2916894v1, whole genome shotgun sequence DNA region includes the following protein-coding sequences:
- the LOC133039157 gene encoding uncharacterized protein LOC133039157 is translated as MAPYELLYGRKYRSPIHWDETGERKYLGPEQKSYADPKRRDVTFQPGDHVFLRVSPMKGIKRFGKKGKLSPRFIGPFEILEKIGQVAYRLALPPSLSAVHNVFHVSMLRKYVSDPMHILSYEMLELQPDLSYDEQPVQILDRKEKCLQVFWKLLESLGLN
- the LOC115725634 gene encoding protein OS-9 homolog, yielding MRVALFLSISFSLFHFLLAEQVLQFHVGGGSFARSSREPKYNIKFHSEDSPYHPEDDQESVVMPNNNGQNYLCYLPKVEKVKSGKTVTQHNISSMIVESEKRIKLKTPDELLEELRDRCFVRQEGWWSYEFCYPKRVRQLHLEEEKVVQEFILGEYDAEATAAYNQNLSDISTLKDPRSKDASQRYHAHQYTNGTLCDLTNQPRETEVRFVCSEPRAMISSLTELSTCKYALTVRSPMLCQHPLFQAERPVWYTIHCNELPKDKETRVAEEFQKSKQIVTVAEDEDTSNDLS